acactTGAAAAGGTTTAGTggttatttaaaaatttatctgAAAtaggaacaacaacaacaacaacaacaacaaagcattagtcccaaaatgatttggggttggCTAACATGAATTGtcataggagatcgtcattgtgaccaatcaaacaagaaaggaccgggaagttaaaagaataaacaaggaagagggagaaagtgaaattaatgaaaataaaacaagagaaaaaatatttaagaaaaatgaCACAAGGGataagaaaaataagtaaagcaGCAACAAAGACACAATGGTATGAATATATCAAATTGCAACTTAATATGTAAGTCtatcaacaaagtaatttatGAAGAAAGACAGAAACATACTTCTTTGCTTGAGTTGACATTGCGTCGGTAGTTTCCTTATGCAAATCTTCCAGCTGTGCCTTTGCAATTTTAAGTTCCAGCTGCTCTTCATATTTGGGCAAATCGTCTGGGTTGATTCCAAGCCTGTTTAGTGGAGATGATTTGTTAACTATATGAGATAGATTGTTAGGaagaaaatcaacaaaattatccCGAGGTTCACTGCtaaaaaactgaaaaaaaaatcacacaGGATCCTGCCATTTCCTTTGTCAATATGATTACCTAATATATCCAAGAAGAAGACATTTTAAGTCACGAAATAGATTAATCAAACAGGGGGCCCTATAATACATTTTGAAATGATCAAAAGTTCACTAAGGTTTTGACATACCCTTGTTCTTTGTTTCAGTGTTCTTAAAAATTCTATAATGACGTCACATAATATGTGCGTGTGTTTAAATATAAGAGAGGATTTGCCACACCATTACACCAAGGAGGAAATAGAAGATTCCCTCTAATTTGAAGGATCACACTCAACAGTGGATATTATAATGAACAAGAAAAGGCTCaagtttcaattttttcatcaaCCCAGTCCAACCTCCTTTTTCTTTGGTTGTTTTTCCAGGGTTTGTGTTTGGTGAAAATCAGGGTCCAAAAATTCGAAACAGTTTGGAGATTAACTCACTTCTTGTTGATCTTATCAAACTCGGCTGTTAAACGACTCATTCCTTGGTTGTCATTTCTCATAAGAGGTTTCTTGATTTCTTTTTCAACTTTATCCAAGGCATCAAACATCATGGCCTCTGCACCAAGTTCATCAGAAAGGCCTCTCCTGCACATATTATGCCAAAGGGAATTAGTTCCAAGAGATGAAACTTTTTTGTTTGGATGGCCAAGATAGTAGGGATCGAGAATAAAGCAGCTCATGTAAAATGTATACGGGTAGGGGGGTATTACAGCAGCAAGGAAAGCATTCAGTATTGTACACATACTTGAGCCGTATCTCCTTCAAAGTCAAAAGATATGTGCGAGCATCTGGAATACCCTGGGTTCGGGTTTGAATTGTGTATTGAATCCTCTGAGACTCCGAAAAGAGATCTGCCCTGTTTGTCAAATGGTTCAAGAAGTGAATAATAAAAACTTAATGCATCATGTCACAAAAAGAATTACCATGAAATCCAGTCATTATAAAAAGACACATATTAGGCATCCAGGCTCAATAAGTGACAATCAATGCTACCACGATCATTATCACTATCCCAGAATGTAGTAATCAGAAGTGAAAGAAAACAGTTCACTGAAAAATGAAAACGACCAAGAAAGATATGCTTTATTCAAGTAGTGTAAGAGATGCTATTGTTGAAAAAAGAGAAGACAAAGGGTGAAAAATGCTCTAACCTCCCTAGGCTACAAGATTACAAGAAAATCCGAGGCAATGAGCTACAACAAGTTGCAAACAGCCTCGCATGCGACTACAAAAGCCTCTTCCTCCTATTACACTATGCTAAACTACAACAAAGGATTCTATTAATTCTCATCCTATATACCTATTTATGTCTAAGTTTAACTATTCCTTGCGACGTGCTCTTACATGTTTAGAAAATACTACTGGTAGGAAGTTTGATGTGATACAATGCTTAATAGATAACTCATAAGTTATAAGAAAGACCTTCAGCAACAAAATGCATTGAACATAAAATTACCTACAAATGAAATCTCAACGTATAAATCATATCTAAGAATTCAAACCATTTGTATTGTCAACTATCATTGCCATAATGCCACTGCCCAAGTACACCTCAAACATACCTCTAGCCTGGGGAGTATAAATAAGGATGCCAATACTAAGAAAAAAAACGAGCTAATCAAACATAAGGATAGAGATATACTTTTCTCTTACAGTCTTCATGACATTAGCGTACTGTTGTACAGCAGCAGGGTCCTCTGGGTCTATGGTGATCTTTTCCTGGCGAAGTATACCAAGAGCTGTCTCAAACTTCTTCTTAACCTCTAGAAAAATTCCCTTAAGCATCTCTTTTCAGTCAAGCATCAGAGTATCATGGAGAAAAAGACAAGCAAACCGTCATTAAGGAAAACAATTGCTTCCTTTAATTTTCTACGAGATAcaattttttcttaaaattgCTTCCTATAATTTTCTACGAGATACAATTTTTTCCTATAATTGCTTCCTTAAATTTTCTAATAGATACAAACTTGATTAATGGATCATACATACTACATAAAGATGAGaggaaaaaataaaacatgacTCACCATCTCCCTTAAGACCCTTGGGAGCGGGAGCAGCTTCTTTGGCATAGTAGCGAACAGGAATCACATGGTCCTTTGGTAAAATAGTCTGAATAGTATACAGctgtaaaaaaaacaaataatggaTGATAAAAGTGAACAACAGAACTAAAGGTTTCATAGGTGAGAAAACAAAACATCCAGCAAAGGTCGTATTTAAGCTAATACCCAGCAAGTAAATCATATCCCCAAATGCAGTCAAGAGAATGAGTGATTCCGAAACCGAGTACACGATATATGTCTACCACACCTACCAAACTCCCTAAAACGATGAGGAAATTGATATGACGTCGTCTTGAATAGAAGCATTTAGCGACAATCAAACAGAAATTACCAACAAATCACAAATGCTATTGAAACTTTAAAGCATTGTTTCAATACAAGCTCAAAGTTTTTCCTCTTTtacaaatcaaaataaaacaaattcgcACAACACATACATACATTTCACTGTATAATCTGAATTACGGCAACGGGACATTAAAATTTTGCAACACATTCCCATTTGTTACCGATACCATCAGATCAAGAAGATAACAATAGTAATTCAATTAATATCTAAAAACTGTTAACCCCATTCCTCGTAATATCGATATGGATtaataataacaaatcaaaGTTCAAAACTATTCTAAAACCTAAATCGAAACAAGTTTCTCAGAGTCAACCATCAAAAGATCATGAACAAATTGCAAGGAATGAACAGATGAAAGGATTCAAGATCAAAATGTAGCATACAAATCTCGAATTTGGAATCGGAGTTAgaaatgagagagaaagagaaaaggaccTGTTTGGATTTGGAGAGGATGCGAGAAGCGAGCGCCATGATCGAGGAGCAATGCGTTCAGTATCGACTGTCAAAGTTGAAAATCTAGGGTTTGATGTCGCGAAGCAGTCGAGAGGGGGTGAGAGAAAAGGGGCGATTGAATGAACAATGAGCTCCTCTTAAATCAGGACCGTTCGTCCCAACTCCCAATTGGTGTATTTTTTTTCGGAGTGATAGGGAAGTGTATATCAAATTATCACATATGTAAATAATGCAAATTACATGGAATGTTTTGTAATGAAATCAGTAGAAAAAAAAgtggaaacaaaaagaaaatgaaaaaagtgAATTAAATGAATAAGATTTGagcttaataaataaaaattgaagttaAATGTATATGTTGAAAGTCTATTTATTTACTATTATGCCTTATGATTTGTATGTACTATTTATCAATATCTGTTATTGATTTGGAATCACCCGGAGTAATATGGGGAAATGTATTTATTGATATGTGACTTATGAATAGTACAAATAACATGGCATTTCGCGATTAAATTGGTAAGAAAACAATTAAAGAAAGGtgaaaataaaaaagtaaacaGAAAAAGTGAATTACATGAATAAAGTTTgagattaaataataaaaattgagCTTAAATGAATGAAAAAATGAGTTCAAATGTATATCTTGCAAATCTATTTATTTACGATAATGTCATGTGATTTGTACTATTCATTAACAAAGTTATTAATATGGAACACATGATTtgttaaaaaaatgaaaatattaagtATTATAATTCACAAATAACAAATCACAACTTAcaataaaaaaaggaaaaattaacataaataatcccaacttataataaaaaaaaaaggaaaaattaatatatataaTCCCAACTATTACTCACCTTCTCAAACTAATCCGAACTACAGTTTAATTTGGAATAATCTCAACTATCAGGTTAACCTTCTCAAATTAGTCTCCATCTCTCCTTAACCTGTAAGTAGGTTAAAATTCGGCGTGTCATTTTCTGAGAGGTttaccatttattttatttaatttcttttctttttcctttttatttattcatttattggTTTCTTTTTTGTCCTTCCCTGTTCTCATACCTCCCTACTATTCATACATAATTGAACCCCTCCCCTGACATCCAACAGCGGCACAACCAATACCGCGCAACCACACCATTCCAGCCGAACACCATCCTGTATAGCCACCTCCAAGGAAAATATTGCGATTTACATCCATACGTTTTTAAGATCCCACTTGACCCAAAAGATCTAAATCGTACTTAGActctgaattttttttaaaaagtctCTAAAATCGTACAAAATCGTTAGAATCGTGCTAAATCGATAGAACCGTATAGTGGTTTTTACTCAACTTTGGGCCAGGCCCATAATCCATCACCCATTTGTTAACCCTGGCCCTCATTTTCACACTCCAAGCTCTCACAGTCTCGCTCCTTCCTCTCGTTTTCTATCACAGTCTCACTCCTCCATTAACAATCTCCAAAAACCATTAACTTGTTTATCAATTTCGTGTTGTCTCCTCTATTTACGACCTACATGTTGTTCATAGACGAGTATAGCCTTTTATCGGGTAAGAGCTTTGCAATCTGCAATGCAGTTTTCTTTGTGGTTTGTAAATACCTAATTTGTTAAGGGCAAACTCATTAAGGAAagtatttttgttgattttagaATTGGCGCCAAAAGCTTAAGAGTTTGTTACAACAAACTTTCCACGCTAGTTTTGGTTGTTAGCTTATTTTTGTTAACTCTTTTAAGCTGACTTGTTGTATAAATATCTTGATTCCAGATTGTAACTCATTAAGGAAAATTGAGTGGTTTTACTCGATTGTagttcttgaaggaaataatgcccttggtccaagtatgcatataatgttaagtctaataaatgcggttcagtattaattaacaagttaataattcagtgagatcaagtgagctgaatgcctagctagaggccgcttcagttcaagtggaattaattatattaatccacagcttactcttgactgaacccgtagggtcacacaaatagtacgtaaacggatcaagtatttaatggaattaaatactccatctatggctattcggaatcgacggatcttggtttcagtgggagctgagatcgtcaaaggcaagaaatgaatactccggaaacgatgatattgccggaaacggaaatatggatcgtatcggaaatataaatattatccaagtcgtagatgttgccggaaacggaaacatggtacgtatcggaaaatattattggaaatggaaatattgccggaatcggaaatattaccggaaacggaaatattgtcagaatcggaaatattatcgaaatcggaaaataattccggaaacggaaatattaaatatttgttcgaaacggaaattaattctggaatcggaaatattaaatattgttcgtatcggaaataaattccggaatcgggaatttaatcgaaagcgtatcgtacgaattagcatcggacgaggcctgccagacgaaggcccagcacaaagccgggccatcgcccagcaagccacacgcaccaCACGCAACAGccgagccacgccaggcccagcgcaaaggccagTCCCAGCAGTGGCCTCGGCACGCGGGGCTGCGGGATGGGCTTCGTCGAGAAGGGCTggtgctgtgcgtgggccgcaaggcctgcgtacgGTGCTAgagtatcactcgaagtgtgttactcgaatcctaaggctaccgggattcgtcatatgattaaatcctaatcctaataaagatagaatttgtttaatagagttttaataagattctaattaaataaattagtatcctaataggattccaagtccttttccataactctataaataggtgcctagggtcacatatttacatcgaggatttcaagtattcaaacaataaaaagctaagatttttaagtagaaaaatcagccatattcttgccctattagccggaaatatatagtaccttaagggcgattctagttggtcaatcttaaggcggatccggatgtgctgtggactatctacggagggatgacacttggagtcctaaagagttgttcttgttcggttcgggcgcagctagggaaggcacgctacaaagtgtatgcatttgaattatgctaaatgattatgtgtaaataatatgtttcctggctttatggtttttccgcatgatttatgtttattcatatgtatgataacctaacagtggtatcacgagcctcttattattttcataatctaaattgcatgaacatggttacattttacaaatttgcaaagaattaaaggggtgattaatttcgtaattaattgcaaattgcgtttatttaattatatgtacgcagtttttcggcagtttcttcgttactcatccaaatcgagtgattattgtgtcaattccgcatgtaaaagacattctaaaattttgacaaaattagtatttttcgatcgaacccagaattcccaaattcgaagcctaactatgacttttcggaggttttagtttttcgaacgcaaaagtttgtaaatttaagatgttaaattaattatttgcgcttcttgttgataaatcttgaatttttgattgacctactgtatatgtttaacaatcaTGAATGccttaattatacaaccttatttgtaattatgattaatttgttgaaattcgaataatttagaattaatttgtttttcataattaattaataatttaattaggtatccatgattaaaatccaccataaaaattgttaatttatgttaattttttaatttttatgatctagatttgaatccatgaataatcggaaattaattgattaataaattttcgattttttgccctaaaattatgaaattaatatgatttattaatttgtcattaattttgaattaaaaattttaaatttttatataacacgcccataaatcttacacacacaaagcaatggacgctacgtgttacccttaaagggtgttgtatggtgcgggcatgtgacgacgagcaagggagctcgtcgcccatgcggtacaatgcagcgagcaagggccatggcacacgagcacaaggcagcacgctgccttgtgtcgagtgccgtGTGCAGAGTGGGCGAGCAGGCAAGGGCGatgggccaaggcgcaagccagcgggcagacgcgtgtgggcagcaagcgtgctgcaccacagcgcgcgctgccgcgcccagcgaagcaagcagacgcgaagTAACAGGCGCGACGAgtgagcgggctgcgcgcagcgtggcttgtgcttgctgcgttgcgtgtggcctgcttgcgtggtGCTGTACGATCGGTCGAGGGGCgttaagcctcgtgcactcgacggggcttgggcgcaagcccaagtgctcgtcgtgttacgattgagtcgtttagaattttaatttgaaattttctgttcggaaataattttaattaattttaaaattaataattgaaattgttttctcggattttaattttgaatattataattattataaatttttatttatactaattattttacttaaattaaaccttgaattaatttaaattcatttaattcaactgaaaaataaattaaataaaatggattcaattatatttttatatgagctttaaattttaattaaatttgtatgtttccggttagactagaaatacatttttatgtttaaaattagtaaagcatatgaatttattggtttaagtgggagcaattttagtcataaactcttgattaggtctacaagtcctttaaggttaaacaacttgattagaattaataaggactgaataattggtagattattggtgcccttaattaattgctgcaaatatttatgtgatgcatacaatgtgttttcactaaccaattatgtgggccgttcatgataatgaatgggtgataagatagaaaatatggtctgcgtaccattaatttgaatgtaattggtctaaagcaccaaatttgtttttcaattcaaatatggtctgcttaccatcaaatagttgtaattagtttaattatagcttatcctatttgaagaaaatggcgcctcccacggtgaaattcaagacgaagtttccaatccattttcaagacggactttgaagttgaagcttcaagatgaagtcggaccatactagatcacaattatcttatgcattctttaagttatttattgcttttaaatatgtcttaaatatgcatgagattgtggcttgattatgttgcatgattaaggattttagttcacttaaaatctaaccaacatagtaagagccttaagttccaaacttaaaaattgagttaaaaggtgccatgccaaaataacacttacttggatatcctttacatcgatcttagtaatagttttccgccatagcgaggtgttacttatcgatactaaaggggtaaggtacacaaataatgtgagtacatgttagttttggtgaaactcaacgatataagtaaggagtccttttatgtcgtggcaaaatcgataggtttacctaataagttcttagacgtacctatcaaccaagagtagtttctagactattagcaaaaggcttttgcttacctaaaagattttagaattgagtctaaatacataatgtgcttaattcttcaatggattttagggtcttggaatcattttattcacacctgccggaacaataaattcgaataaaatgctaataacttgtttgaattgcatgattgctttaattctcaagttattattcatgataaatgtttagactttgcatgtttcaatgtatgttttaattattgtttataattaaatatcttgcactgcagtaaatccttttagaaaggtaacagtaaatttcctcgattggtagtgaatccaagaacgattcatggaaatgagagaaaatgagcaatttaaaatgtacgtttcttttagtgacttttatggttgttttcgagtatcaaagtcgaatggcaaaccaattggtgattgtgaattcaaaatacactgtagttttgagatcataaagcattgagtttaaacgctcagctttaccaatggttaacaacctaaaacctttttccatttaattcctcgaatgagtctagtcccaaGACATTCGAATaaatcgatgcttagagaactttagaagcttctggtaagatcatctagtttaaacaaaatattcaacataaattaaatggtaagaaccttgttggagtgacattggacatgtctaacaaagtataaaagtcaacactagagaagtcaattcttaagactataagaaagggtacaagaaataggaagacaaggaacaaatgaaaggaatttacgattccgtttctacctataagtttatgtttaaagagaagtgacctagcaatcaaacatccttggtatcatacaccgcttgaggtttttacttcggtagtaactcaaacaatggaagctaggctacactattgatctacaagtgggaaatgaagcatggcaatgctacattagttgtagggtcatctagtttgttttaagtcctttcaaaggctggaacttaatggctattttgttccataatcagcatacctaaatttctgtttcaaacacagaaagactcacattcaagaaaaacaaaaacaatgtttgtttgtttatttgaatgaaatggtcatctacgggttgagtcaatatgcttgattaaaacaaacaactctttaacaacaagaactttactaggttcaaatcaatctcttgatttgagttccacaaacctttagcattgttgcttagaccatataaacaagttaacattcataagctctattttgatggacttttgaaagttgattgatttctagatcaattcaagacaaactagtcttacttgttgaaagtaacaaaagatatgaactattgttagaacgcctagacgatagagttcaaagctaaagaaagattttatgactttattatttcacatagatttgagtgaatataggtttatttactcaaagtgatataagtttgaatccgtttggctagttcaaagattcagaagtataaaatccacatggtaagaaatcataaagatctaggatagatcatgttaatgattacttgagaccaaaatgatcatcaatgattgtgtgttgtaatttcacgatctagctccataagatatggcatatctatgttggaatgatcgaagtcaattagtacttgattcgatcaatgatgaatcataaagacctttcctataatttctaaaacaaaatgctcaactaccaccaaactaaaccaaatttgtcaaagctattgaaaagtaatttcagaatatcttttcataatatatctaaagagttcctaaactcagtgggagcttagtgtttgtcattggacaaactaaggcccaagaatagatatatgtttcattgtgatttattcaaatgagacacaagggtattgtttctaccacgaatttttgagaacataatgtttgtttgctcgaaatgatgtccttttggagattcgtttccaaaatgacaagtgaaaatagacctcgaaagtcttcgaggcgaacaacaaacataaatggacattccggaggcttttcgaagttctttagaaaatccgaacacgtattctttaaggactttagaagtggcttttaaagaatagacatctcttagaagactttacaagtgcttcaaggagaacagaatattcaaaggactttcaagtggctattgatattctattgtttgatcgatgttctataccctagtaggcatagagttcaagtcactgaaactatgagattcttctactaaatagtgaagaaacatggagttcaggtcactatgcgattcttctattagatagtgaagaaacctataacttgcagtcaaactattatcatgtagattaatgagtttatgacttgtaagaaagctatgacgtgttaggttatgatacatatgacattacatagatcatgcggaaacaaccataaacccaggacaacatattatttacacataatcatatagcataatttagatgcatactctttgttgcgtgccttccctagctgcgcccgaaccgaacaagaacaagtctttaggactccaagtgtcgtccctccgtagatagtccacagcacgtccggatccgccttaagattgaccaactagaatcgcccttaaggtactattattttcggtactttataggcaaatgtgtgactgaatttttctctcaaaactcactttgaatactttgaaacttgttataaattgtgaacccaggccacatatttataggggtatggaaagggaattggaatcctattcagatacaaattaattaaacctagaattctacaagaactctaatttaattaatttatcaattagaattaggaatttaatcattaaccgaactctacatgttttaggaaacgtgcacgaacacaaacacttgcacacacacgcacggcagccacgatgggctccaatgcgtgcgcgcgagcagcagcccacgcagcgcccgcgcgcgctgcgcgctgcgcgtgcttgcGCGTGCTGCGCGCactgtgctgggcctggccttgcgctgggcctggcgtggctgtttgtgcggcgcgcttggcttgctgggcgatggcctggcttcgtgctgggcctcgtccggcaggcctcgtccgatgcttattcgtacgatgcgcttccgattaaattttccgattccggaattcatttccgatacgaaaaatatttaatatttccgattccggaattaatttccgtttcgaacaaatatttaatatttccgtttccggaattattttccgattccggtaatatttccgattctgacaatatttccgtttccggcaatatttccgattctggcaatatttccatttccgataatattttccgatacgtaccatgtttccgtttccggcaacatctacgacttggataatatttatatttccgatgcgatccatattcccgtttccggtaatatcatcgtttccggagtattcatttcttgcctgtgacgatctcagctcccactgaaaccaagatccgtcggttccgaatattcatagatggagtatttaatgccattaaatacttgatccgtttacgtactatttgtgtgaccctacgggttcagtcaagagtaagctgtggattaatatcattaattccacttgaactgaagcggcctctagctaggcattcagctcacttgatctcactgaattattaacttgttaattaatactgaaccgcatttattagacttaacatagaatgcatacttggaccaagggcattatttccttcagtctcccacttgtccttagggacaagtgtgcatttcctaattcctttgtcgctcgatgcttgctcttgaacataaggtaagagttgtcatccttattacgtccagaggtgttcctcggtttcagagttcaactgatcaaataaacagataatcatagcctatgattcatccgagc
This genomic stretch from Spinacia oleracea cultivar Varoflay chromosome 3, BTI_SOV_V1, whole genome shotgun sequence harbors:
- the LOC110797206 gene encoding probable ATP synthase 24 kDa subunit, mitochondrial: MALASRILSKSKQLYTIQTILPKDHVIPVRYYAKEAAPAPKGLKGDEMLKGIFLEVKKKFETALGILRQEKITIDPEDPAAVQQYANVMKTVREKADLFSESQRIQYTIQTRTQGIPDARTYLLTLKEIRLKRGLSDELGAEAMMFDALDKVEKEIKKPLMRNDNQGMSRLTAEFDKINKKLGINPDDLPKYEEQLELKIAKAQLEDLHKETTDAMSTQAKKEEFKDEQMADPKSLDIRNFI